A window of Strigops habroptila isolate Jane chromosome 5, bStrHab1.2.pri, whole genome shotgun sequence contains these coding sequences:
- the ARL5A gene encoding ADP-ribosylation factor-like protein 5A isoform X1, producing MGILFTRIWRLFNHQEHKVIIVGLDNAGKTTILYQFSMNEVVHTSPTIGSNVEEIVVNNTRFLMWDIGGQESLRSSWNTYYTNTEFVIVVVDSTDRERISVTKEELYKMLAHEDLKKAGLLIFANKQDVKECMTVAEISQFLKLTSIKDHQWHIQACCALTGEGLCQGLEWMMSRLKIR from the exons ATGGGGATCCTCTTCACCAGGATCTGGAGGCTGTTCAACCATCAGG AGCACAAAGTAATCATTGTTGGTCTGGATAATGCAGGAAAAACCACCATTCTTTATCAATT CTCCATGAATGAAGTGGTGCATACCTCACCCACTATAGGGAGTAACGTGGAAGAGATAGTGGTTAACAACACGCGCTTTCTGATGTGGGATATTGGAGGGCAGGAGTCTCTTCGGTCTTCATGGAACACCTACTATACAAACACTGAG tttgtGATAGTTGTTGTGGACAGCACAGACAGAGAGAGAATTTCTGTGACTAAAGAAGAACTGTATAAAATGTTAGCACATGAG GACTTAAAAAAAGCAGGTTTGCTGATCTTTGCTAACAAGCAAGATGTTAAAGAGTGTATGACAGTAGCTGAAATATCTCAGTTTCTGAAATTGACTTCAATTAAGGATCACCAGTGGCACATTCAGGCATGCTGTGCTCTAACTGGAGAAGG ACTGTGCCAAGGACTCGAATGGATGATGTCAAGACTTAAGATCAGATGA
- the ARL5A gene encoding ADP-ribosylation factor-like protein 5A isoform X2 yields MGILFTRIWRLFNHQEHKVIIVGLDNAGKTTILYQFSMNEVVHTSPTIGSNVEEIVVNNTRFLMWDIGGQESLRSSWNTYYTNTEDLKKAGLLIFANKQDVKECMTVAEISQFLKLTSIKDHQWHIQACCALTGEGLCQGLEWMMSRLKIR; encoded by the exons ATGGGGATCCTCTTCACCAGGATCTGGAGGCTGTTCAACCATCAGG AGCACAAAGTAATCATTGTTGGTCTGGATAATGCAGGAAAAACCACCATTCTTTATCAATT CTCCATGAATGAAGTGGTGCATACCTCACCCACTATAGGGAGTAACGTGGAAGAGATAGTGGTTAACAACACGCGCTTTCTGATGTGGGATATTGGAGGGCAGGAGTCTCTTCGGTCTTCATGGAACACCTACTATACAAACACTGAG GACTTAAAAAAAGCAGGTTTGCTGATCTTTGCTAACAAGCAAGATGTTAAAGAGTGTATGACAGTAGCTGAAATATCTCAGTTTCTGAAATTGACTTCAATTAAGGATCACCAGTGGCACATTCAGGCATGCTGTGCTCTAACTGGAGAAGG ACTGTGCCAAGGACTCGAATGGATGATGTCAAGACTTAAGATCAGATGA
- the ARL5A gene encoding ADP-ribosylation factor-like protein 5A isoform X3, with amino-acid sequence MNEVVHTSPTIGSNVEEIVVNNTRFLMWDIGGQESLRSSWNTYYTNTEFVIVVVDSTDRERISVTKEELYKMLAHEDLKKAGLLIFANKQDVKECMTVAEISQFLKLTSIKDHQWHIQACCALTGEGLCQGLEWMMSRLKIR; translated from the exons ATGAATGAAGTGGTGCATACCTCACCCACTATAGGGAGTAACGTGGAAGAGATAGTGGTTAACAACACGCGCTTTCTGATGTGGGATATTGGAGGGCAGGAGTCTCTTCGGTCTTCATGGAACACCTACTATACAAACACTGAG tttgtGATAGTTGTTGTGGACAGCACAGACAGAGAGAGAATTTCTGTGACTAAAGAAGAACTGTATAAAATGTTAGCACATGAG GACTTAAAAAAAGCAGGTTTGCTGATCTTTGCTAACAAGCAAGATGTTAAAGAGTGTATGACAGTAGCTGAAATATCTCAGTTTCTGAAATTGACTTCAATTAAGGATCACCAGTGGCACATTCAGGCATGCTGTGCTCTAACTGGAGAAGG ACTGTGCCAAGGACTCGAATGGATGATGTCAAGACTTAAGATCAGATGA